One window from the genome of Streptomyces sp. NBC_00287 encodes:
- a CDS encoding protein-tyrosine phosphatase family protein — protein MRALAGIVIGYLVLWAVGAGGILGLSFWAKAETPAPAGTRTVQGVHNFQPVSTDGKLWRGAAPSPTGYRELATMGFATVVDLRAEDLSAKQLTEAGKAGLEYVRLPIRDGQTPTPHQVQQLMDVVKNASGPVFVHCGAGVGRTGTMAAAYLVQTGEESSAQAVRRNLAVGPPSIEQIYYGLNLSPSKAEQPPIPVVVVSRVVDAPRRIMSWF, from the coding sequence ATGCGAGCCCTCGCTGGCATCGTCATCGGTTACCTCGTTCTGTGGGCCGTCGGCGCGGGAGGCATTCTCGGTCTTTCCTTCTGGGCCAAGGCAGAGACCCCGGCGCCCGCCGGTACCCGCACCGTCCAGGGAGTCCACAACTTCCAGCCCGTCAGCACCGACGGCAAGCTGTGGCGGGGCGCCGCCCCCTCCCCCACCGGATACCGCGAGCTGGCCACCATGGGCTTCGCCACCGTCGTCGACCTGCGCGCCGAGGATCTGAGCGCGAAGCAGCTCACCGAAGCCGGCAAGGCCGGTCTCGAATACGTACGGCTGCCCATCCGGGACGGCCAGACGCCGACGCCGCACCAGGTCCAGCAGCTGATGGACGTGGTCAAGAACGCGTCCGGTCCGGTGTTCGTGCACTGCGGTGCGGGAGTCGGCCGTACGGGCACGATGGCCGCGGCCTATCTCGTACAGACCGGTGAGGAGTCGTCCGCCCAGGCGGTGCGGCGCAACCTCGCGGTCGGGCCGCCGTCGATCGAGCAGATCTACTACGGGCTGAACCTCAGCCCCAGCAAGGCCGAGCAGCCGCCGATTCCGGTGGTCGTCGTCAGCCGTGTGGTGGACGCCCCGCGCCGGATCATGTCCTGGTTCTGA
- a CDS encoding amidohydrolase translates to MTPTVADLIITGCTVLVHDDQERIGFREDAAIVVRDGAVEAVKGAAEVVDRPAVERLDARGQVALPGLVNCHTHAPMVALRGVAEDLPTEEWFNDVVWPIESNLTEKDVELGARLACAEMIRAGVTCFADHYFSMEAVAAVVDECGMRAHLGEAFFSSQGPQGRERSLEFALSRRGGRITTALAPHAPYTVTDADLTVTAELAREHGLPVHLHASENRDQTEASLARHGVTPIGVLQRTGILDTDVLIAHGTGILDRDLPVLQNASGRTAVATAPRGYLKFGWPTTTPVRALREIGIPVGLATDGAASNNSLDVWESMALTALIQKSTTGDPRWLTSRQALHHATLQSAGAVGLGDRIGSIAPGRRADIILVDLTGPHTQPVHDLAATLVHSARSSDVRTTIVDGRILMRNRELLTLDIAAVVGELTERLPGLLDRSHGKRIQDYDT, encoded by the coding sequence ATGACGCCGACCGTCGCCGACCTCATCATCACCGGATGCACCGTCCTCGTGCACGACGATCAAGAGCGGATCGGGTTCCGGGAGGACGCCGCGATCGTCGTACGGGACGGCGCGGTCGAGGCCGTCAAGGGTGCCGCCGAGGTGGTGGACCGGCCTGCCGTGGAGCGCCTCGACGCCCGTGGCCAGGTCGCCCTGCCCGGGCTCGTCAACTGCCATACGCATGCGCCGATGGTCGCGCTGCGCGGGGTCGCCGAGGATCTGCCCACCGAGGAGTGGTTCAACGACGTCGTCTGGCCCATCGAGTCCAACCTCACGGAGAAGGATGTGGAGTTGGGGGCGCGGCTCGCCTGCGCCGAGATGATCCGCGCGGGGGTCACCTGCTTCGCCGATCACTACTTCTCCATGGAGGCGGTCGCCGCTGTCGTCGACGAGTGCGGGATGCGGGCTCATCTCGGCGAGGCCTTCTTCTCCTCCCAGGGTCCCCAAGGCCGGGAGCGGTCACTGGAGTTCGCGCTCAGCCGCCGCGGCGGCCGTATCACCACCGCCCTCGCACCCCACGCCCCCTACACGGTCACCGACGCCGACCTCACCGTCACCGCCGAACTCGCCCGCGAGCACGGCCTCCCCGTCCACCTCCACGCCTCCGAGAACCGCGACCAGACCGAGGCGAGCCTCGCCCGGCACGGCGTCACGCCCATTGGCGTCCTCCAGCGCACCGGGATCCTCGACACCGACGTCCTCATCGCCCATGGCACCGGGATCCTCGACCGCGATCTGCCGGTGCTGCAGAACGCCTCCGGTCGTACGGCCGTCGCCACCGCCCCCCGCGGCTACCTCAAGTTCGGCTGGCCCACCACCACACCGGTGCGCGCCCTGCGCGAGATCGGCATCCCCGTCGGACTCGCCACGGACGGCGCCGCCTCCAACAACTCCCTGGACGTCTGGGAGTCGATGGCCCTCACCGCGCTCATCCAGAAGTCGACGACGGGCGATCCCCGCTGGCTGACGTCCCGTCAAGCCCTGCACCACGCAACACTCCAAAGTGCGGGGGCCGTAGGGCTCGGTGACCGCATCGGCAGTATCGCCCCCGGACGACGGGCCGACATCATCCTCGTCGACCTCACAGGCCCGCACACCCAACCCGTCCACGACCTCGCCGCGACCCTCGTCCACAGCGCCCGCTCCTCCGACGTACGCACCACGATCGTCGACGGCCGCATCCTGATGCGCAATCGCGAGCTGCTCACCCTCGATATCGCCGCCGTGGTAGGGGAGTTGACGGAACGCCTGCCCGGCCTCCTCGACCGGAGTCACGGCAAGCGGATCCAGGATTACGACACATAG
- a CDS encoding endonuclease/exonuclease/phosphatase family protein encodes MLLGTWNLENLFLPGGPSGPKDKAAYETKLAALAAVITELHPTLLGVQEVGDPAALRDLVEMVGGDWHTALSSHPDGREIRVGFISRVPLRVLADTTAFPPKLRAVQVDDTGGETREAGRGFLAVEAGSLRVAVCHLKSKLLTYPGDRFQPRDEGERARFGAYALYRRAAEATALRALADELLAGEGQERDVAVLGDLNDEVQAATTQILLGPPGSEIGTPGFENPDKGDAARLWNIAPLIPAEQRFSRINSGRRELIDHVLLSHRLVHRVTEAGTGLPGVDAPHLPSIGADPAERRGEPGSDHAPVWVRVS; translated from the coding sequence ATGCTCCTCGGCACCTGGAACCTGGAGAACCTCTTTCTGCCCGGCGGCCCGTCGGGCCCCAAGGACAAGGCCGCCTACGAGACCAAACTGGCCGCCCTGGCCGCCGTGATCACGGAGCTCCACCCGACGCTGCTCGGCGTCCAGGAGGTCGGCGATCCGGCGGCACTGCGGGACCTGGTCGAGATGGTGGGCGGCGACTGGCACACGGCGCTCTCGTCCCATCCCGACGGCCGGGAGATACGGGTCGGGTTCATCAGCAGGGTGCCGCTGCGGGTGCTGGCCGACACGACGGCGTTCCCGCCGAAGCTGCGGGCGGTCCAGGTGGACGACACGGGCGGGGAGACGCGGGAGGCGGGCCGGGGCTTCCTGGCGGTGGAGGCGGGGTCCTTGCGCGTAGCGGTCTGCCATCTGAAGTCGAAGCTGCTGACCTATCCCGGGGACCGTTTCCAGCCGCGGGACGAGGGCGAGCGGGCCCGTTTCGGGGCGTACGCGCTCTACCGGCGGGCGGCGGAGGCGACGGCGCTGCGCGCACTCGCGGACGAGCTGCTGGCGGGCGAGGGCCAGGAGCGGGACGTGGCGGTCCTCGGCGACCTGAACGACGAGGTCCAGGCGGCCACGACCCAGATCCTGCTGGGCCCGCCCGGCTCGGAGATCGGCACCCCGGGCTTCGAGAACCCGGACAAGGGTGACGCGGCGCGTCTGTGGAACATCGCGCCCCTGATCCCCGCCGAGCAGCGCTTCTCCCGCATCAATTCCGGCCGACGCGAGCTGATCGACCACGTGCTGCTGAGCCACCGCCTGGTCCACCGCGTGACGGAGGCCGGCACGGGCCTGCCCGGCGTGGACGCCCCGCACCTGCCGTCGATCGGCGCGGATCCGGCGGAACGCCGCGGGGAGCCGGGGTCGGATCACGCACCGGTGTGGGTGCGGGTCAGCTAG
- a CDS encoding FUSC family protein has translation MSRPAFVLPPWLAHALRAQRGPVPWSAVVRGGLSAGVLLLGAVLAGHASVGVVAAIAAMLAGINDRPGSRRAAVRRMGVPAVAGAGGLLVGTYGGEGLGAVGITLLLTLVGLFAGSVSAVGPVASGAGTQLLVASAIGAGMPLPEAGWQRALAFLGGAGWLLVLRLVLPSPGSFVGDFRFDGERDAVAAVYDAIAGLLDAAGTDGAGARRVALTAALDHAQDALAGPRLRRFASSSAERRLHAQYAAALPLAEAATALAWVGEAVPERAAQGPRRLASAVRANTPTGPLPAPSRSAPALRALDDALLHAAEAFDRTEGGDDLHTRQRSVSSLLRTVFGAGGREYGLRVALCFGASSAVAQALYHSHWYGQHTHWYWLPATAVFLVKPDLGPLVSRVLCRAAGTVLGALLFAGFAAVLPRPEGLIVLVAVCGALIPVATRHFAAQTAVVTLLVLALVMVGGEPQASAGRIGETLLACAIVLVVGHLPMPGQRGGGVRARLGAAESAARAYLAHVLRETDSRETESRGSDSRGSDTRSTRWTLRREAYRTLAEARAAIALAAAELPPLARHSEGTEKVAGALERLVDTTTACAVHLDDSGRLTPRYAQQLAGALDELAVLRRAS, from the coding sequence GTGTCGCGCCCCGCGTTCGTACTGCCGCCCTGGCTTGCTCATGCTCTTCGCGCTCAGCGAGGGCCCGTTCCGTGGAGTGCCGTGGTGCGGGGTGGGCTGTCGGCGGGCGTTCTCCTGCTTGGTGCCGTTCTTGCCGGTCACGCTTCCGTCGGGGTGGTGGCCGCCATCGCCGCCATGCTCGCCGGGATCAATGACCGGCCCGGCAGTCGGCGGGCGGCCGTCCGGCGAATGGGGGTGCCTGCGGTTGCGGGGGCCGGGGGGTTGTTGGTCGGGACCTACGGTGGGGAGGGCCTGGGGGCCGTCGGGATTACTCTGCTGCTCACTCTCGTCGGGCTGTTCGCCGGGAGTGTCAGTGCCGTCGGGCCCGTCGCCTCCGGTGCCGGTACTCAGTTGCTCGTCGCTTCTGCGATCGGCGCCGGGATGCCCTTGCCGGAGGCGGGGTGGCAGCGGGCGCTCGCCTTTCTGGGTGGGGCCGGGTGGCTGTTGGTGCTGCGGCTCGTGCTGCCGAGTCCCGGGTCCTTCGTCGGTGACTTCCGGTTCGACGGGGAGCGGGACGCCGTCGCGGCTGTCTATGACGCCATCGCCGGCCTGCTCGACGCCGCGGGGACCGACGGTGCCGGCGCTCGGCGGGTCGCCCTCACCGCCGCGCTCGATCATGCTCAGGACGCCCTCGCCGGGCCCCGGCTGCGGCGGTTTGCCTCCTCGTCCGCCGAGCGGCGGCTGCATGCGCAGTACGCCGCCGCGCTTCCCCTCGCCGAGGCGGCCACCGCGCTCGCCTGGGTGGGGGAGGCCGTACCGGAGCGGGCCGCGCAAGGGCCGCGGCGGCTCGCCTCCGCCGTACGCGCCAACACGCCCACCGGGCCGCTGCCCGCGCCGTCTCGGAGCGCGCCCGCTCTGCGTGCCCTGGACGACGCCCTGCTGCATGCCGCCGAGGCCTTCGACCGGACCGAGGGCGGGGACGATCTGCACACCCGGCAGCGGTCCGTCTCGTCGCTGCTCCGGACCGTCTTCGGTGCCGGAGGGCGGGAGTACGGGCTTCGGGTCGCCCTCTGCTTCGGCGCCAGCTCCGCCGTGGCGCAGGCCTTGTACCACTCCCACTGGTACGGGCAGCACACGCACTGGTACTGGCTGCCCGCCACCGCCGTCTTCCTCGTCAAGCCCGATCTCGGGCCGCTGGTGTCCAGGGTGCTGTGCCGGGCCGCCGGGACCGTGCTCGGGGCCCTGCTCTTCGCCGGGTTCGCCGCGGTGCTGCCCCGGCCGGAGGGGCTCATCGTGCTGGTCGCCGTCTGCGGTGCGCTCATTCCCGTCGCCACGCGGCACTTCGCCGCGCAGACCGCCGTCGTCACGCTCCTCGTCCTGGCGCTGGTCATGGTGGGCGGTGAGCCGCAGGCCTCCGCCGGACGGATCGGGGAGACGCTGCTGGCCTGCGCGATCGTGCTCGTCGTAGGACATCTGCCGATGCCCGGGCAGCGGGGTGGGGGAGTGCGGGCACGGCTGGGGGCTGCGGAGAGTGCGGCGCGGGCGTATCTCGCGCATGTGCTGCGCGAGACCGACAGCCGCGAGACCGAGAGCCGTGGCTCCGACAGTCGCGGCTCCGACACCCGCTCCACCCGCTGGACCCTCCGCCGAGAGGCCTACCGCACGCTCGCCGAAGCCCGTGCCGCCATCGCCCTCGCCGCCGCCGAACTCCCGCCGCTCGCCCGGCACTCGGAGGGCACGGAAAAGGTGGCCGGTGCACTCGAACGGCTCGTCGACACCACCACCGCCTGCGCCGTCCACCTCGACGACTCGGGCCGGCTCACACCCCGGTACGCCCAGCAGCTCGCCGGGGCGCTGGATGAGCTCGCCGTACTGCGACGCGCTAGCTGA
- a CDS encoding DUF899 domain-containing protein: protein MSLPEIVSRAEWRAAREELLRREKAATRARDALNAERRRLPMVEIDTEYVFEGGDGKATLLDLFEGRHQLVVYHFMFAPEWEAGCRSCSAFLDQVGHLAHLRARDTSFVAVSRAPYTRILPFKARMGWTVPWFSSYGNDFNRDFEVTREHEGELVERPGVSCFLRDRDRVFHTYSTYERGLDGLGSTSSFLDLTALGRQEEWEEPKGRASELGAPAGSERVRCHDEYED from the coding sequence ATGTCGCTTCCGGAGATCGTCTCGCGTGCCGAATGGCGCGCGGCGCGTGAGGAGTTACTGCGCAGGGAGAAGGCGGCCACGCGCGCGCGTGACGCGCTCAACGCCGAGCGGCGCCGGCTGCCCATGGTCGAGATCGACACGGAGTACGTCTTCGAGGGCGGCGACGGCAAGGCCACCCTGCTCGACCTCTTCGAGGGACGGCACCAACTCGTCGTCTACCACTTCATGTTCGCGCCCGAGTGGGAGGCCGGCTGCCGCAGCTGCTCGGCCTTCCTGGACCAGGTCGGCCATCTCGCCCATCTGCGGGCCCGCGACACCTCGTTCGTGGCCGTCTCCAGGGCGCCGTACACCAGGATCCTGCCGTTCAAGGCACGGATGGGCTGGACGGTGCCCTGGTTCTCGTCGTACGGCAATGACTTCAACCGCGACTTCGAGGTGACCCGGGAGCACGAGGGGGAACTCGTCGAGCGGCCCGGCGTGAGCTGCTTCCTCAGGGACCGCGACCGGGTGTTCCACACCTACTCGACATACGAGCGCGGACTCGACGGCCTCGGTTCGACCAGCAGCTTTCTGGATCTGACCGCGCTGGGCCGACAGGAGGAGTGGGAGGAGCCGAAGGGACGCGCGTCGGAGCTGGGGGCGCCCGCGGGCAGTGAACGCGTCCGGTGTCACGACGAGTACGAGGACTGA
- a CDS encoding helix-turn-helix domain-containing protein gives MSEPRSAPTVGQVVLGRRLLDLRERAGLKREEAARVLRVAPATVRRMEMAEVALKIPYLQLLLKAYGVGDEESAAFVQLAEDANKPGWWQRFHDILPGWFSMYVSLEGAASLIRSYEPHFVPGLMQTEDYARGVLRSGAIGQTKPDDIERHVALRMQRQDLLTRPDAPRMWVVMEETALHRHVGGPEVMRAQIDRLLELTKLPNVTLQVAPFESGPHPGTYGPFVLFRFAMSELPDMVYSEYLTGAVYLDARPEVATHLEVMDRMAAQAATAHRTKEILRDLRKEL, from the coding sequence GTGAGCGAGCCGCGGTCCGCGCCGACGGTCGGCCAGGTCGTCCTCGGCCGGCGCCTGCTGGACCTGCGGGAACGCGCCGGGCTCAAGCGCGAGGAGGCCGCCCGCGTCCTGCGTGTCGCCCCCGCCACCGTCCGCCGGATGGAGATGGCCGAGGTCGCCCTCAAGATCCCGTATCTCCAACTGCTGTTGAAGGCATACGGGGTCGGTGACGAGGAGTCCGCGGCCTTTGTGCAACTGGCCGAGGACGCCAACAAGCCCGGCTGGTGGCAGCGGTTCCACGACATCCTGCCGGGCTGGTTCTCGATGTACGTCAGCCTGGAGGGGGCCGCGAGCCTCATCCGGTCCTACGAACCCCACTTCGTGCCCGGCCTGATGCAGACCGAGGACTACGCGCGCGGAGTGCTCAGATCGGGCGCCATCGGCCAGACCAAGCCCGACGACATCGAGCGCCATGTGGCGCTGCGCATGCAACGCCAGGACCTGCTCACCCGGCCCGACGCCCCCCGTATGTGGGTCGTCATGGAGGAGACCGCGCTGCACCGCCATGTCGGCGGCCCGGAGGTGATGCGTGCCCAGATCGACCGGCTGCTCGAGCTCACGAAGCTGCCCAATGTGACGTTGCAGGTCGCCCCGTTCGAGAGCGGACCGCATCCCGGCACGTACGGGCCCTTCGTGCTGTTCCGATTTGCCATGTCAGAACTGCCGGACATGGTCTACAGCGAGTACCTGACCGGCGCCGTCTATCTCGACGCGCGCCCCGAGGTGGCGACCCACCTGGAGGTCATGGACCGCATGGCGGCGCAGGCCGCTACGGCACATCGCACGAAGGAGATCCTCCGGGATCTCCGCAAGGAGTTGTGA
- a CDS encoding ABC transporter ATP-binding protein, whose translation MGWSQHRDAFLELNFRSMVTRLPGLLASSFRLAWQADRGAARTVLAAEVGRGLSQAVGLLAVNSVLGRLIGDGAIEDRLRDAVPALVTMAAVMLIGALLRAASTYATGRLEPKVERVATELYLERAAAVELAAIEDHAFHKLLDTAQYGASSARRMISYSARVVNAMISLIAAAGVLTVLHPALLPLLATMTLPSAWSALTNARRRYESFHTWVQHARAGQLISGLLTEPAAAPEIRVHGVGPFLLRHFRAMSETAEAEQARLARLAARTGLIAAAFTGLATVATYATLGWLLLAGAMALSVAGTAVIAIRTGSASLDSLVLEINQLHEEALFVGDLQRLYVEAAERAIPVGGEPLPEDPREIRFENVTFNYPGESTRPALDDVTLTLPLGRIVALVGENGSGKTTLVKLLAGLYTPDRGRILWDDVDAAGADRHQLAERIAMVAQDFKRWPFTARVNVAVGRSAAPLTEERLADAVAAAGAEEVVADLPRGLDTLLARQFNGGHELSGGQWQRLGIARAAYRRGRILIVDEPTAALDARAELEVFDKIRALASAGQTVVLITHRLASVRHADLVHVLDQGRLVESGTPDELLADGGLYAELYALQAEQFTLRVPAPKAG comes from the coding sequence ATGGGCTGGAGTCAGCACCGTGACGCGTTCCTGGAGTTGAACTTCCGGTCCATGGTGACGCGGCTGCCGGGGCTGTTGGCCTCCAGTTTCCGGCTTGCCTGGCAGGCCGATCGGGGCGCCGCGCGGACCGTGCTCGCGGCCGAGGTCGGCCGGGGGTTGTCACAGGCCGTCGGCCTGCTCGCCGTGAACAGCGTGCTGGGGCGGCTGATCGGCGACGGGGCGATCGAGGACCGGCTGCGGGATGCCGTACCGGCGCTGGTGACCATGGCCGCCGTGATGCTGATCGGCGCACTGCTGCGGGCCGCGTCGACGTATGCCACCGGGCGGCTGGAGCCGAAGGTGGAGCGCGTAGCCACCGAGCTCTATCTGGAGCGGGCCGCCGCCGTGGAGCTGGCCGCGATCGAGGACCACGCCTTTCACAAGCTGCTGGACACCGCGCAGTACGGCGCCTCCTCGGCCCGGCGCATGATCTCCTACAGCGCCCGTGTGGTGAACGCGATGATCTCGCTGATCGCGGCCGCCGGTGTACTGACCGTGCTGCACCCCGCCCTGCTCCCGCTGCTGGCCACGATGACGCTGCCCAGCGCCTGGAGCGCCCTGACGAACGCCCGGCGCCGCTACGAGTCGTTCCACACCTGGGTGCAGCACGCCCGCGCCGGCCAGCTGATCAGCGGGCTGCTCACCGAACCGGCCGCCGCCCCGGAGATCCGGGTGCACGGCGTCGGCCCGTTCCTGCTGCGCCACTTCCGGGCCATGTCGGAGACCGCGGAGGCGGAACAGGCGCGGCTGGCCCGGCTCGCGGCCCGTACCGGACTGATCGCGGCGGCCTTCACGGGCCTCGCCACGGTGGCGACGTACGCGACGCTCGGCTGGCTGCTGCTGGCCGGCGCGATGGCGCTGTCCGTGGCGGGCACCGCGGTGATCGCCATCCGGACCGGCTCGGCCAGCCTGGACAGTCTGGTGCTGGAGATCAACCAGTTGCACGAGGAGGCCCTGTTCGTGGGCGATCTGCAACGGCTGTACGTCGAGGCGGCCGAGCGGGCGATCCCGGTCGGCGGTGAGCCGCTGCCGGAGGACCCGCGGGAGATCCGGTTCGAGAACGTCACCTTCAACTACCCGGGTGAGTCCACCCGCCCGGCCCTGGACGATGTCACGCTCACCCTGCCGCTGGGCCGGATCGTGGCGCTGGTCGGCGAGAACGGCTCGGGCAAGACCACCCTGGTGAAGCTGCTCGCGGGCCTGTACACCCCGGACCGGGGCCGGATCCTGTGGGACGACGTCGACGCGGCCGGAGCCGACCGGCACCAACTCGCCGAGCGCATCGCGATGGTGGCCCAGGACTTCAAGCGGTGGCCGTTCACCGCGCGGGTCAATGTCGCCGTAGGACGGTCGGCGGCGCCGCTGACCGAGGAGCGTCTTGCGGACGCGGTGGCCGCGGCCGGGGCCGAGGAGGTGGTGGCCGATCTGCCGCGCGGTCTGGACACGCTGCTGGCCCGGCAGTTCAACGGCGGACATGAGCTGTCCGGCGGGCAGTGGCAGCGGCTGGGGATCGCCCGGGCCGCCTATCGGCGCGGCCGGATTCTGATCGTGGACGAGCCGACGGCTGCCCTGGACGCCCGGGCCGAGCTGGAGGTCTTCGACAAGATCCGCGCCCTGGCCTCGGCCGGGCAGACGGTCGTGCTGATCACCCACCGGCTGGCGTCCGTACGCCATGCCGATCTGGTGCATGTCCTCGACCAGGGCCGGCTGGTGGAGTCCGGCACACCCGACGAGCTGCTGGCCGACGGCGGTCTCTACGCGGAGCTGTACGCGCTCCAGGCGGAGCAGTTCACGCTGCGGGTGCCCGCCCCGAAGGCGGGCTGA
- a CDS encoding ATP-binding protein, translating into MASVIPSAPLGTDAAAGLLGLGAATAVGPQRGPAERRFRFELAAHPGSPAQARRLTRARLTGWSVCEDTCDTAALVVSELVTNAIVHTASRHIVCELHDGDDLVRIAVRDQGCAPGEPHPAAQRADEEHGRGLLLVDALCHSWGAHEHGPGLLVWAELPRKADTPREDTGPRNDLGWGARPKPGGPAGGSDGDDEDGGPA; encoded by the coding sequence GTGGCAAGCGTGATTCCGTCCGCGCCCTTAGGAACAGACGCCGCCGCAGGCCTGCTCGGCCTCGGTGCCGCCACGGCGGTAGGCCCTCAGCGGGGTCCCGCCGAGCGCCGGTTCCGCTTCGAGCTGGCCGCACATCCGGGTTCCCCCGCACAGGCCAGACGGCTGACGAGGGCCCGACTGACCGGCTGGTCGGTCTGCGAGGACACCTGCGACACGGCGGCCCTGGTGGTCTCCGAACTCGTCACCAACGCCATCGTGCACACGGCGAGCAGGCACATCGTCTGCGAGCTGCACGACGGCGACGACCTGGTGCGCATAGCCGTGCGCGACCAAGGGTGCGCACCGGGTGAGCCCCACCCCGCCGCGCAGCGCGCCGACGAGGAGCATGGGAGGGGATTGCTCCTGGTCGACGCCCTCTGTCACTCCTGGGGCGCCCATGAGCACGGGCCCGGACTGCTGGTCTGGGCGGAACTGCCGCGCAAGGCGGACACGCCTCGCGAGGACACCGGGCCGCGCAACGACCTGGGCTGGGGGGCACGGCCGAAGCCCGGTGGCCCGGCCGGGGGCTCCGACGGCGACGACGAAGACGGGGGCCCTGCGTGA
- a CDS encoding cytochrome P450 family protein: protein MTDLADGLIEQPYDVYRRLRESAPAHRIAGTDGNPAWIVTRYEDVRAALADPRLSLDKRHAAPGNYRGFALPPALDANLLNMDPPDHTRIRRLVVRAFTARRVEQLRAPIRQTADRLLDALGEHGTTDLIASYAAPLPITVICDLLGVPDGQRRDFRTWTDTLVAPDPARPHAAKEAVAAMLAFFTGLLADKRKQPADDLLSDLIAVRDEGDRLTEDELMSLAFLILFAGYENTVQLIGNAVLGLLRHPEQLAALREDPSRIPSAVEEFVRYEGPALLAIRRFATEDVTLGGVTVPAGETVLLSLAAANRDPARFPDPDRLDLGRDASGHLALGHGIHYCLGAPLARAETEIALAALLERFPRLALAETDVRWRPSLRARGLVALEVTYGKNLVTQR, encoded by the coding sequence ATGACCGACCTCGCCGACGGCCTCATCGAGCAGCCCTACGACGTATACCGGCGCCTGCGCGAAAGCGCGCCGGCGCACCGGATCGCGGGGACCGACGGGAACCCCGCCTGGATCGTCACCCGGTACGAGGACGTCCGCGCGGCGCTCGCCGATCCTCGTCTGTCGCTGGACAAGAGGCATGCGGCGCCTGGGAATTACCGGGGTTTCGCGCTGCCGCCGGCCCTCGACGCCAACCTCCTCAACATGGACCCGCCGGACCACACCCGCATCCGCCGACTGGTCGTCCGAGCCTTCACCGCACGCCGAGTCGAGCAACTCCGGGCACCCATCAGGCAGACGGCCGACCGGCTCCTGGACGCCCTGGGTGAGCACGGCACCACCGACCTCATCGCCTCCTACGCCGCCCCGCTCCCCATCACCGTCATCTGCGACCTCCTCGGCGTCCCGGACGGACAGCGGCGTGACTTCAGGACCTGGACCGACACTCTCGTCGCCCCGGACCCGGCCCGCCCGCACGCCGCGAAGGAAGCGGTGGCGGCGATGCTCGCCTTCTTCACCGGGCTCCTCGCGGACAAGCGCAAACAGCCCGCCGACGATCTGCTCTCCGACCTGATCGCGGTGCGCGACGAGGGCGACCGGCTCACCGAGGACGAGCTGATGTCGCTCGCCTTCCTCATCCTCTTCGCCGGCTACGAGAACACCGTGCAGCTCATCGGCAACGCGGTACTCGGACTCCTGCGCCACCCCGAGCAGCTCGCCGCACTCCGCGAGGACCCCTCCCGCATCCCCTCCGCCGTCGAGGAGTTCGTCCGTTACGAAGGTCCCGCCCTGCTCGCCATCCGGCGGTTCGCGACGGAGGACGTCACCCTCGGGGGCGTCACCGTCCCCGCCGGTGAGACCGTGCTGCTCTCCCTGGCCGCCGCCAACCGCGACCCCGCCCGCTTCCCGGACCCCGACCGCCTCGACCTCGGCCGCGACGCCTCCGGCCATCTCGCCCTGGGACACGGCATCCACTACTGCCTCGGCGCCCCGCTGGCCCGCGCCGAGACCGAGATCGCCCTGGCCGCGCTCCTCGAACGGTTCCCTCGACTCGCGCTCGCCGAGACCGACGTACGGTGGCGTCCCTCCCTGCGTGCCCGGGGGCTCGTTGCCCTTGAGGTGACGTACGGAAAAAATCTTGTGACGCAGCGATAA
- a CDS encoding DUF397 domain-containing protein has protein sequence MDRIKPRIHVYNGMPARELGSEGWHKPWSGGNGGNCLEAMKLADGRIAVRQSTDPDGPALIYTTDEMTAFIEGAKAGEADFLLS, from the coding sequence ATGGATCGCATCAAGCCGCGCATACACGTCTACAACGGCATGCCCGCGCGGGAGTTGGGCAGCGAGGGCTGGCACAAGCCGTGGAGCGGCGGCAATGGCGGCAACTGCCTGGAGGCGATGAAGCTTGCCGACGGAAGGATCGCCGTCCGTCAGTCGACCGACCCGGACGGGCCGGCGCTGATCTACACCACCGACGAGATGACGGCCTTCATCGAAGGCGCCAAGGCGGGGGAGGCGGACTTCCTGCTCTCCTGA